Part of the Petrotoga olearia DSM 13574 genome, TGTTTCTGATTGGAATAATTAAACGGTTATAAAAAAACTCTTTATCCCCATTGATCAACAACCCGGTATTCTTTGCAATGTCTTTATCAAAAAGATTGTCTTCGATAACTTTTTGGATTTCTTGACCCGTGGCAAACCCTAATTCGAATTCTTCAACTAATTCTCTGTTTATCTCTCTCTTTTTCAGATACTGCCAAAGTTTATGATTCGAAGAAAGGTTGAGAAGATTAGAAGTATAGAGTTTGGAAACTTCTTCATTGAAAGTTATCTCAACAGGTTCTTCTTTTTGATTAATATCTAGTTCAATTCCAGCATAAGTAGCTATTTTTTTTAATGCATCTAAAAAACTGATCTGTTCATATTTTTCCAAAAAAGTGATCACATCACCATGGGCTCCACATCCAAAGCAATGAAAGGTTTGAGTTTCTGGGAATATATAAAAAGATGGAGTATCTTCTGCATGAAAAGGACATAGTGCTGTGTAATTTTTTCCCCTTTTAGAAAGAGACAAATAAGAATTGACGAAATCAACTATATCAACTTTGCTTTTAATTTCGTCAATCACTTTTTTCAGGGTATCATAATTTCTGCTCATAAAACTTCACTATTCCTTAAAAATACAAAATAAATAGTACAATACTCATCTTTTTGAAAATTGAGCTCTTTTCCTTGCTTTTCTCAAACCATATTTCTTTCTTTCTACCTCTCTAGGATCTCTAGTCAGCAAACCTTCTTTTTTCAAAATAGGTCTCAAGGATTCGTCATAGGAAAGCAAAGCTCTAGCAATGCCAAGTCTAATAGCACCAGCTTGACCGCTCAATCCCCCACCATTAACCCTTATGACTAAATCAAACTGTCCATTCGTAGATGTAACAGTGAGCGGTTTTAAAGCTTCCATTTCCCAAACTTCGTTGCCTCTTAAATATTCTACCAAACTTTTGTATTCTTTTCCGTTTATTTTAATCTTACCGTTTCCTGGTCTTAAATGTACCCTTGCAACGGCTGTCTTTCTTCTTCCGGTTCCGTAATATTCGATAAGTTCTGCCATTCGAATACCTCCTGCCTAAATATTTTCTAATTTTATCTCTTTTGGTTTCTGAGCCTGGTGTGGATGATCAGGACCAACATATACCTTCAATTTTTTCATCATATGCTTGGCCAAAATAGTCTTTGGCATCATTCCCTTCACAGCTAACTTAATTATCCTTTCAGGATGTTTACTTTGCATCTGTTCAAAAGAGATTTCTTTGAGCCCTCCAGGATAACCACTGTATCTTCTGTATACTTTGTTTTCTTTTTTGTCTTTTGAAAGTTTTATTTTTTCTGCATTCACCACAACAACAAAATCTCCACAATCTACATGTGGTGTATAGGTTGGTTTGTGTTTCCCTTGTAGTATTTTGGCAATCCTTGATGCCAATCTTCCAAGTGTGTAATCTTTAGCATCGATCAAGACCCATTCTCTTTTTATATCCTCTTTTTTAGCGATATATGAAGGTTGTACTAATTTAGAATTCATTTCAAAAACCTCCTCATTCTTCTCTTTTTGCATAAGCAAAACTTGTTATTTTAGTTTTCTTCAATAGAAAATGCGAAATTGACGCATCTACAAAAAACTTAATAAAATTAAACAATAGAACTAGTAAAAAAAACAATTGCAAACTTATCCCCATGTTGCTAACAAATTGTGAAGTTGTTTGATTCGTATAAACTGGTATAGCTAAAAAATAATTCATTCCATATGCTACAACCCCTGTTAGTAAAGAAGAAATAATATAATTGATCCAGTTGTTTAATTTTAGGAAATTTTTTATCGTATACAATGTGGTTATAAAAGCGGTTCCGGCTACAAAATTCATCAATATACCTATTAATCCCCCATCGCCAGCTCTGAAAATAAATAAAAAGCTTTTTATTACAAGAGTAAAGAATCCAGGGAAAAAACCATAACCCATCGTAACTAAAATGATCAAACTGTCACTGGGATCAAATTTTAAAAAAGGTAACAAAGGTATTATTGGGAATTCTATAAACGTTAAAAGAAAAGAGAGTGCCCCAAATATCCCAACTATCGCAACCCTTCTACCATGCATAAACCGATCAGTCCTCTAGGCCATAAACATCGACGAACTTCCTGTTGTTTTTTGTTTTGAACTTAACGATGCCATCGATTTTAGCAAATATGGTGAAGTCTCGTCCTATTCCAACGTTTTCCCCAGGATGGATCTTAGTGCCTCTTTGCCTAACAATTATAGTTCCAGCCTTAACTTTTTTTCCGTCAGAAGCCTTGACACCAAGATATTTGGGGTTGCTATCTTTTTTATTTACATCAGAACTTTTTTTTGCAAAAAGTTGTAAATCTATTTTCATGTTCTATCTAACCTCCACCTTAAGATTTCTTGGGTAATCTTTAGATATAGCAACCAAACTTTTAAGCAAGTAATCTAATAACAAATTAGAGAGGTAAGTTTCTTGATTGAGCGAAATTTTTAAATATCCCTCTCTTTTCTCAAACTGTCCCAAACTTTCATTTTTTAGAATTTCTGCAACAAATTGAGTTAAAACACTCACGGCACTACAAACTATATCTTTGCCAAAAGAAGAAAACTCGGCATGTCCAAAAATTTCTAAACTGGGGTTTTGGGAATTGGTATAAATTGCCGTAATCATTGGAGTTACCCTTCAATTTCTTTTATTTTTAGAGCGGTATATTCCTGTCTATGACCTTTTTCTCTTCTATAATTTTTTCTTCCTTCAAATTTGATTATTTTTACCTTCCTATCTTTCCCATGCTCTACAACCTCGGTAATTACTTTTGCTCCGTCCAAATAGGGTTGACCAGCTTTTTTCTGGTCATCTTTACTTAAGTAAATAACTTTGTCTAAAACTAACTCGTTCCCTGGATCGACATTTTTTACTTTCTCAGTGTAAATAACTTGATCTTTTTCTACCTTGTATTGTTTACCATTAAAATAGACTATGGCGTACACTTCTGCACCTCCAATCTCTCAGAATTTTCTAAAATCCATTTGCCTATTTTACCATCTAAATAAACTGGTAGTATTAATTAATTGTTAATTTTAAAAAAATAAAAGTAGAAATTTTTTACTCTAAGATCTTTTCGATGATTTTAGATTGATCAGGATATATATACTTTATTTGATTATAAATCTCCATTAATTTTTCTTGCGTATCTTTATCGATAGTAATGCTGTTCAAGTAACTTTCCAAATCGTAACCGTTTTGAATGAAAGAAAATGGATCTTGAAAGAAATCCATCAGATTCTCTTTTTTCCATTGTTCGATTTCTTTCATCACATCAGGATAAAGATACTGAATTTCTCTCAAGGCTGAATTAATATTTTTTTCAAGTTCTTTAAATGGATAATCCAACTTCACAGAATTTAAATACCCCACAACGTTCCCCCCTGTGGAAACGAAATCAATAGGACTTTCAAAAAATGAAATACTTTCTTGTATACTTTTTAAACTAAGGTAAACATAGACTTCTTCGCTTTGGCCATAATAAAGTAAAGAAGTGGCTATCTCTCTTGCCAAGGGGACAGCAGTGTAAGAAGATAAAAGATCTTCCCCTTTAACCATACTGGTTAACACCTCGCTACCTGTGTATCCAACAAACCAAGCTGATAAATCAGAAGTTCCCGTTTTACCATGTAAATCCAAATCTAAGACGTTTGCTCTTTGCCCTGTCCCTTCCAGCACGACTTTTCTCATCAAAGTATTC contains:
- a CDS encoding ribosomal-processing cysteine protease Prp; translation: MITAIYTNSQNPSLEIFGHAEFSSFGKDIVCSAVSVLTQFVAEILKNESLGQFEKREGYLKISLNQETYLSNLLLDYLLKSLVAISKDYPRNLKVEVR
- the rpmA gene encoding 50S ribosomal protein L27, with the translated sequence MKIDLQLFAKKSSDVNKKDSNPKYLGVKASDGKKVKAGTIIVRQRGTKIHPGENVGIGRDFTIFAKIDGIVKFKTKNNRKFVDVYGLED
- the rpsI gene encoding 30S ribosomal protein S9, with protein sequence MAELIEYYGTGRRKTAVARVHLRPGNGKIKINGKEYKSLVEYLRGNEVWEMEALKPLTVTSTNGQFDLVIRVNGGGLSGQAGAIRLGIARALLSYDESLRPILKKEGLLTRDPREVERKKYGLRKARKRAQFSKR
- the rplM gene encoding 50S ribosomal protein L13; protein product: MNSKLVQPSYIAKKEDIKREWVLIDAKDYTLGRLASRIAKILQGKHKPTYTPHVDCGDFVVVVNAEKIKLSKDKKENKVYRRYSGYPGGLKEISFEQMQSKHPERIIKLAVKGMMPKTILAKHMMKKLKVYVGPDHPHQAQKPKEIKLENI
- a CDS encoding ECF transporter S component gives rise to the protein MHGRRVAIVGIFGALSFLLTFIEFPIIPLLPFLKFDPSDSLIILVTMGYGFFPGFFTLVIKSFLFIFRAGDGGLIGILMNFVAGTAFITTLYTIKNFLKLNNWINYIISSLLTGVVAYGMNYFLAIPVYTNQTTSQFVSNMGISLQLFFLLVLLFNFIKFFVDASISHFLLKKTKITSFAYAKREE
- the rplU gene encoding 50S ribosomal protein L21; translated protein: MYAIVYFNGKQYKVEKDQVIYTEKVKNVDPGNELVLDKVIYLSKDDQKKAGQPYLDGAKVITEVVEHGKDRKVKIIKFEGRKNYRREKGHRQEYTALKIKEIEG